One window from the genome of Streptomyces sp. NBC_00708 encodes:
- a CDS encoding NAD(P)H-dependent oxidoreductase: MFATEPLRIVAVSAGLSNPSSTRLLADRLAAAARDRLEDAQDRPVDVRVIELRDLAVDIAGHLVSGFPSAALEDALSAVTGADGLIAVTPVFTASYSGLFKSFFDLVENTALTGKPVLVAATGGTPRHSLVLEHAMRPLFAYLRAITLPTSVYAASEDWGAAGDAYADGLPARIRRAGGELAEAVTGGRAVSGATRTPGLDDEVVPFEQQLAALRPA; the protein is encoded by the coding sequence GTGTTCGCCACCGAACCGCTGAGGATCGTCGCCGTATCGGCCGGGCTCAGCAACCCGTCGTCGACCCGGCTGCTGGCCGACCGGCTGGCCGCCGCCGCCCGGGACCGGCTGGAGGACGCGCAGGACCGCCCGGTCGACGTCCGGGTGATCGAACTGCGCGACCTGGCCGTGGACATCGCGGGCCACCTGGTGTCCGGCTTCCCGTCGGCCGCCCTGGAGGACGCGCTCTCGGCGGTGACGGGCGCGGACGGGCTGATCGCGGTCACGCCGGTCTTCACCGCCTCGTACAGCGGCCTGTTCAAGTCGTTCTTCGACCTGGTCGAGAACACCGCCCTGACCGGTAAGCCGGTGCTCGTCGCCGCGACCGGCGGCACCCCCCGGCACTCGCTGGTGCTGGAGCACGCGATGCGCCCGCTCTTCGCCTACCTGCGCGCCATCACGCTGCCGACCTCGGTGTACGCGGCGTCGGAGGACTGGGGCGCGGCGGGCGACGCGTACGCCGACGGCCTGCCGGCCCGCATCCGGCGCGCGGGCGGGGAGCTGGCCGAGGCCGTCACGGGCGGCCGTGCGGTCTCCGGAGCGACCCGGACCCCCGGCCTCGACGACGAGGTGGTCCCGTTCGAGCAGCAGCTCGCCGCCCTCCGCCCGGCCTGA
- a CDS encoding MerR family transcriptional regulator translates to MTTDDGQGPGAALVTIGAFARLSRLSAKALRRYDELGLLPPALVDPVNGYRYYDPAQVRAARLVAWLRRIGMPLARIREVIALEPGAAAAAIRAYWARVEAETAARRDLAAFLIDQLSTEDVMTSVGTLGIRYAAGTDTGAVRETNQDAVYAGARLLAVADGFGAGGAGASTAAIEALKPLAPGAVPAAELLNSLHDAAERAAHAVRDAVAGSAAPEESGTTLTAMMWTGSQLGLVHIGDSRAYLLRGGELFRITHDHSLVQSMIDDGSLTEEEAFSHPQRAMLLKVLSAVGPQGSGPDLAVRDALPGDRYLLCSDGLSAVVDGGDLARVLAGADGPGTAVRGLIALAEAAGAPDNVACAVADVVEL, encoded by the coding sequence GTGACGACGGACGACGGGCAGGGTCCCGGCGCGGCACTGGTGACGATCGGGGCGTTCGCCCGGCTGTCCCGGTTGTCCGCCAAGGCGCTGCGCCGCTACGACGAGCTCGGTCTGCTCCCGCCGGCCCTGGTCGACCCGGTGAACGGCTACCGGTACTACGACCCGGCGCAGGTGCGGGCGGCCCGGCTGGTGGCCTGGCTCCGCCGGATCGGGATGCCGCTCGCCCGGATCAGGGAGGTGATCGCGCTGGAACCCGGCGCGGCCGCCGCGGCGATCCGGGCGTACTGGGCGCGCGTCGAGGCGGAGACGGCGGCCCGCCGTGACCTCGCGGCCTTCCTCATCGACCAGCTGTCGACGGAGGACGTCATGACATCGGTGGGCACACTCGGAATCCGCTACGCGGCCGGCACCGACACGGGAGCGGTGCGGGAGACCAACCAGGACGCGGTGTACGCCGGTGCCCGGCTGCTCGCGGTCGCCGACGGGTTCGGCGCGGGCGGCGCGGGGGCCAGTACGGCGGCGATCGAGGCCCTGAAGCCCCTGGCGCCGGGCGCGGTGCCGGCGGCGGAGCTGCTGAACAGCCTGCACGACGCGGCGGAGCGGGCCGCGCACGCGGTACGGGACGCGGTCGCGGGGAGCGCGGCGCCGGAGGAGTCCGGCACAACGCTGACGGCGATGATGTGGACCGGCTCCCAGCTGGGCCTGGTGCACATCGGGGACTCGCGGGCGTATCTGCTGCGCGGGGGCGAGCTGTTCCGGATCACGCACGACCACAGCCTGGTCCAGTCGATGATCGACGACGGTTCGCTGACGGAGGAGGAGGCGTTCTCGCACCCGCAGCGGGCGATGCTCCTCAAGGTGCTGTCCGCTGTCGGCCCGCAGGGTTCGGGGCCCGATCTGGCCGTCCGGGACGCCCTGCCCGGTGACCGCTATCTGCTCTGCTCGGACGGGCTCTCGGCGGTCGTCGACGGCGGCGATCTGGCGCGGGTGCTGGCCGGGGCGGACGGGCCCGGCACCGCCGTGCGCGGGCTGATCGCCCTCGCGGAGGCGGCCGGCGCCCCCGACAACGTGGCCTGCGCGGTGGCGGACGTCGTGGAGCTGTGA
- a CDS encoding universal stress protein codes for MGRIVVGVDGSESSVKALHWAVRQAELTGDTVEAVNSWEYPATSWASMMPGLPEDFDPQAMATVSLTETLEEALGAQGAAAVSKVVVIGNPAQALLDRAEGANLLVVGARGYSGFKATLLGSVSLHVTQHASCPVTVVRA; via the coding sequence ATGGGCAGGATCGTGGTGGGCGTGGACGGCTCCGAGTCGTCGGTCAAGGCACTGCACTGGGCCGTGCGCCAGGCGGAGCTGACCGGTGACACGGTGGAGGCCGTCAACAGCTGGGAGTACCCCGCGACCAGCTGGGCGTCGATGATGCCGGGCCTGCCGGAGGACTTCGACCCGCAGGCCATGGCCACGGTGTCGCTCACCGAGACGCTGGAGGAGGCGCTGGGCGCCCAGGGCGCCGCCGCCGTCAGCAAGGTCGTGGTGATCGGCAACCCGGCGCAGGCCCTGCTCGACCGGGCCGAGGGCGCGAACCTGCTGGTCGTGGGCGCGCGCGGGTACAGCGGCTTCAAGGCGACCCTGCTCGGCTCGGTCAGCCTGCACGTCACCCAGCACGCGTCGTGCCCGGTGACCGTCGTCCGCGCCTGA
- a CDS encoding NAD-binding protein, whose amino-acid sequence MLGHVSSSFPQQPQPSPLSGHMVVCGDDALAQRLAVELRYVYGERVTLVLPPEPGAARPDEPLSGRGRAAALFGRMASAMNRNGGGLPHGSDGDTNAGVEAVRILQAAEPSDEALEEAGISRASAVALVYDDDERNIRAALTARRLNPRVRLVIRLYNRKLGQHLETLLDQAAAVASPGLDQAAIDASTTVLSDADTAAPALAATALAGSTRVIRAEGLFLRAAERTPPRGGQVADPGLCTLALLSSTTHDPAGAEGSDSSGAEGPQLLPDPAEIASATGRGTVVLEAVTQSGPAAPKVRMSGRSAPLSQFFSRRLRWSALGVGLAVLGLAVASTVTTGDNALHATYLTLLDLFAMGDPAIGDPTARQIIQILSGIAGLMLLPLLVAGVLEAFGSLRTASSLRRPPRGLSGHVVLLGLGKIGTRVLVHLRELGIPVVCVEEDPEARGIPVARRLHVPVVLGDVTDEGVLEAAKISRSRGLLALTSADTTNLEAALYARSLKPNLRVTVRLFDDEFATAVYRTLRTAHPQAITRSRSVSHLAGPSFAVAMMGRQILGAIPVERKVLLFAAIEVAGHPQLEGRTVEQAFRAGAWRVLALDVAAAAGGAAGEGSLVWNLHPGYVLRPTDRVIIAATRRGLAELLGRRALTRR is encoded by the coding sequence ATGCTGGGACATGTGTCCTCCTCATTCCCCCAGCAACCCCAACCCTCCCCGCTCTCCGGCCACATGGTCGTCTGCGGGGACGACGCGCTCGCCCAGCGGCTCGCCGTGGAACTGCGGTACGTCTACGGGGAGCGGGTCACCCTCGTCCTGCCGCCGGAGCCGGGCGCGGCCAGGCCGGACGAGCCGCTGAGCGGGCGCGGCCGGGCCGCCGCGCTGTTCGGGCGGATGGCGTCCGCGATGAACCGCAACGGCGGGGGGCTGCCGCACGGTTCGGACGGGGACACCAACGCCGGGGTGGAGGCCGTGCGCATCCTCCAGGCCGCGGAGCCGTCCGACGAGGCGCTGGAGGAGGCGGGGATCTCCAGGGCGTCGGCGGTCGCCCTGGTCTACGACGACGACGAGCGCAACATCCGGGCCGCGCTGACCGCGCGCCGGCTCAACCCCCGTGTCCGGCTGGTGATCCGGCTCTACAACCGCAAGCTCGGCCAGCATCTGGAGACCCTGCTCGACCAGGCCGCCGCCGTCGCCTCCCCCGGGCTCGACCAGGCCGCGATCGACGCCTCCACCACGGTCCTGTCCGACGCCGACACCGCGGCCCCCGCCCTCGCGGCCACCGCGCTCGCCGGGTCGACCCGGGTGATCCGGGCGGAGGGCCTGTTCCTGCGGGCCGCCGAGCGCACCCCGCCCCGGGGCGGCCAGGTCGCCGACCCCGGCCTGTGCACGCTGGCCCTGCTCTCCTCCACCACGCACGACCCGGCCGGCGCGGAGGGCTCCGACAGCAGCGGCGCGGAGGGGCCGCAGCTGCTGCCGGACCCGGCGGAGATCGCCTCCGCGACCGGACGCGGCACGGTCGTCCTGGAGGCCGTCACCCAGTCGGGACCGGCCGCGCCCAAGGTCCGGATGAGCGGCCGGAGCGCGCCGCTGAGCCAGTTCTTCTCGCGCCGGCTGCGGTGGTCGGCCCTCGGCGTCGGGCTGGCGGTCCTCGGGCTCGCGGTGGCCTCCACGGTCACCACGGGCGACAACGCCCTGCACGCCACCTACCTCACCCTGCTCGACCTGTTCGCCATGGGCGACCCGGCCATCGGGGACCCGACCGCCCGCCAGATCATCCAGATCCTCTCCGGTATCGCGGGCCTGATGCTGCTGCCGCTGCTGGTGGCCGGTGTGCTGGAGGCGTTCGGCTCGCTGCGCACCGCCTCCTCGCTGCGGCGTCCGCCGCGCGGCCTGTCCGGGCACGTGGTGCTGCTCGGCCTCGGCAAGATCGGCACCCGGGTCCTGGTGCACCTGCGGGAGCTGGGCATCCCGGTGGTCTGCGTGGAGGAGGACCCGGAGGCGCGGGGCATCCCGGTCGCCCGGCGGCTGCACGTGCCGGTGGTCCTCGGTGACGTCACGGACGAAGGGGTGCTGGAGGCCGCCAAGATCAGCCGCTCACGCGGGCTCCTCGCGCTGACCAGCGCCGACACGACGAACCTGGAGGCCGCGCTGTACGCCCGCTCGCTGAAGCCGAATCTGCGGGTGACGGTGCGGCTGTTCGACGACGAGTTCGCCACGGCGGTCTACCGCACGCTGCGCACGGCGCACCCGCAGGCGATCACCCGGTCCCGCTCGGTGTCCCATCTGGCCGGGCCCTCCTTCGCGGTCGCGATGATGGGCCGGCAGATCCTGGGGGCGATCCCGGTCGAGCGGAAGGTGCTCCTGTTCGCCGCGATCGAGGTCGCCGGGCATCCCCAGCTGGAGGGCCGTACGGTGGAACAGGCGTTCCGCGCGGGCGCGTGGCGCGTCCTGGCCCTGGACGTGGCGGCGGCGGCCGGCGGGGCGGCCGGCGAGGGCAGCCTGGTGTGGAACCTCCACCCCGGCTATGTGCTCCGCCCGACGGACCGCGTGATCATCGCGGCGACCCGGCGGGGCCTCGCGGAACTCCTGGGCCGCCGGGCGCTGACGCGCCGCTGA
- a CDS encoding LLM class flavin-dependent oxidoreductase, producing MQFGIFTVGDVTTDPTTGTTPSEHERIKATVAIARKAEEVGLDVFATGEHHNPPFVPSSPTTTLGYIAAQTENLLLSTSTTLITTNDPVKIAEDYATLQHLADGRVDLMMGRGNTGPVYPWFGKDIRQGIPLAIENYALLHRLWREDVVDWEGKFRTPLQSFTATPRPLDGVPPFVWHGSIRSPEIAEQAAYYGDGFFHNNIFWPIEHTQKMVNLYRQRYAHYGHGTAEQAIVGLGGQVFMRKNSQDAVREFRPYFDNAPVYGHGPSMEDFTRQTPLTVGSPQEVIERTLTFRDAVGDYQRQLFLMDHAGLPLKTVLEQLDILGEEVVPVLRKEFAALRPAGVPESAPLHPAFAATLTKES from the coding sequence ATGCAGTTCGGGATCTTCACCGTCGGGGACGTCACCACCGACCCCACCACCGGGACGACGCCGAGCGAGCACGAGCGGATCAAGGCCACCGTCGCCATCGCACGGAAGGCCGAGGAGGTCGGGCTCGACGTCTTCGCGACGGGTGAGCACCACAACCCGCCGTTCGTCCCCTCGTCGCCCACCACCACGCTCGGCTACATCGCGGCGCAGACCGAGAACCTCCTCCTGTCGACCTCGACCACGCTGATCACCACCAACGACCCGGTGAAGATCGCCGAGGACTACGCGACGCTCCAGCACCTCGCGGACGGCCGCGTGGACCTGATGATGGGGCGCGGGAACACCGGCCCGGTCTACCCGTGGTTCGGCAAGGACATCCGCCAGGGCATCCCGCTCGCCATCGAGAACTACGCCCTGCTGCACCGGCTGTGGCGGGAGGACGTCGTGGACTGGGAGGGCAAGTTCCGTACGCCGCTCCAGTCGTTCACGGCGACCCCGCGCCCACTGGACGGCGTGCCGCCGTTCGTCTGGCACGGCTCCATCCGCTCGCCGGAGATCGCCGAGCAGGCCGCGTACTACGGCGACGGCTTCTTCCACAACAACATCTTCTGGCCCATCGAGCACACGCAGAAGATGGTGAACCTGTACCGGCAGCGGTACGCGCACTACGGCCACGGCACCGCCGAGCAGGCGATCGTGGGCCTCGGCGGCCAGGTGTTCATGCGGAAGAACTCGCAGGACGCGGTACGGGAGTTCCGTCCGTACTTCGACAACGCGCCGGTCTACGGGCACGGGCCCTCGATGGAGGACTTCACCCGGCAGACGCCGCTGACCGTGGGCTCGCCCCAGGAGGTCATCGAGCGGACGCTGACCTTCCGGGACGCCGTGGGCGACTACCAGCGCCAGCTGTTCCTGATGGACCACGCGGGTCTGCCGCTGAAGACGGTGCTGGAGCAGCTCGACATCCTCGGCGAGGAGGTCGTCCCCGTCCTGCGCAAGGAGTTCGCCGCCCTGCGCCCGGCCGGTGTCCCCGAGTCCGCGCCGCTGCACCCCGCCTTCGCCGCCACCCTCACGAAGGAGAGCTGA